Proteins found in one Hevea brasiliensis isolate MT/VB/25A 57/8 chromosome 18, ASM3005281v1, whole genome shotgun sequence genomic segment:
- the LOC110631503 gene encoding uncharacterized protein LOC110631503 has protein sequence MSPITLPLSQLKLLSPSFNTTPLFSFSASSNNLSPISALCNASHFNFRRLASTSEPLPVTPAASTTTINTSVTVGTDDDQSDSCAATAFVIHARSRIGLLQIITRVFKVLGLRVEKATVEFEGDYFKKTFYVTDSHGNRIEDAESLDKIKKALIEAIEGGDGAAEVKMGSTGRGVAVRRAGLGLGEERAKVDRMFGLMDQFLKNDPITLQNDILRHVEYTVARSRFSFDDFEAYQALAHSVRDRLIERWHDTQVHFKRKDPKRIYFLSLEYLMGRFLSNSVINLGIRDQYADALSQLGFEFEVLAEQEGDAALGNGGLARLSACQIDSLATLDYPALGYGLRYQYGLYRQVILDGYQHEQPYYWLNFGNPWEIERIHVTYPVKFYGTVEEEDFNGGKRQVWVPKETVEAVAYDNPIPGYGTRNTITLRLWAAKPSDQNDMESYNTGDYIDAVVNRRTAETISSILYPDDRSHQGKELRLKQQYFFVSASLQDIIRRFKDAHSNFDDFPEKVALQLNDTHPSLAIVEVMRVLIDEEHLSWSRAWDIVCKIFSFTTHTVLPEGLEKIPVDLLESLLPRHLQIIYDINFNFIEKLKKRIGLDYDRLSRMSIVEEGAAKSIRMANLSIVCSHTVNGVSKIHAELLKTRVFKDFYELWPHKFHYKTNGVTQRRWIVVSNPSLCALISKWLGTEAWIRNLDLLAGLQEYATNADLHQEWKMVRKVNKMRLAEYIETMSGVKVSVDAMFDVQIKRIHEYKRQFLNILGIIHRYDCIKNMEKNDRRNVVPRVCIIGGKAAPGYEIAKKIIKLCHAVAEKINNDPDVDDLLKLVFIPDYNVSVAELVIPGADLSQHISTAGHEASGTGSMKFLMNGCLLLATADGSTIEIIEEIGADNMFLFGAKVNEVPVLREKGPALKVPLQFARVVRMVRNGYFGFEDYFKSLCDSVEVGNDFYLLGSDFESYLEAQAAADMAFVDQEKWTQMSILSMAGSGRFSSDRTIEEYAEKTWGIEPCRCPF, from the exons CCGTCACCGTCGGGACTGACGACGACCAGTCCGATTCTTGCGCAGCAACCGCCTTCGTGATCCATGCCCGTAGCCGAATCGGCCTCCTCCAGATCATCACTCGTGTCTTCAAAGTTCTTGGCCTCCGCGTCGAAAAGGCCACTGTTGAATTCGAAGGGGATTATTTTAAGAAAACGTTTTATGTCACTGATTCCCATGGGAATAGAATTGAGGACGCTGAGAGCTTGGATAAGATTAAAAAAGCGTTGATTGAGGCTATCGAAGGTGGAGATGGAGCCGCCGAGGTGAAGATGGGGTCCACTGGAAGAGGTGTAGCGGTGAGGAGGGCTGGATTGGGGCTAGGTGAGGAGAGAGCAAAAGTGGATAGAATGTTCGGCTTAATGGATCAGTTTTTGAAGAACGATCCGATTACTCTACAAAATGATATTTTACGTCACGTTGAGTATACGGTGGCCAGGTCACGCTTTAGTTTTGACGATTTTGAAGCTTATCAG GCTTTAGCACATAGCGTGAGAGATCGGTTGATTGAACGTTGGCATGATACCCAAGTACACTTCAAGAGAAAAGATCCAAAGCGCATATACTTCCTCTCACTCGAGTATCTTATGG GTCGCTTCTTGTCAAATAGTGTCATCAATCTTGGCATTCGGGACCAATATGCTGATGCATTATCTCAGCTTGGTTTTGAGTTTGAAGTTTTGGCAGAGCAG GAAGGGGATGCTGCTCTTGGTAATGGTGGCCTTGCTCGTCTTTCAGCTTGTCAAATTGATTCCTTAGCAACATTGGACTATCCTGCATTGGG TTATGGGCTGCGATACCAGTATGGGTTGTACCGTCAGGTCATATTGGATGGCTATCAGCATGAACAACCTTATTATTGGTTAAATTTTGGAAATCCTTGGGAAATAGAACGGATTCATGTAACTTACCCTGTGAAG TTCTATGGGACCGTTGAAGAGGAAGATTTCAATGGAGGAAAACGTCAAGTTTGGGTCCCCAAAGAAACG GTTGAAGCTGTAGCCTATGACAATCCAATACCTGGCTATGGAACCAGGAATACAATTACTCTTCGCCTCTGGGCTGCAAAACCAAGTGATCAAAATGATATG GAGTCCTATAATACTGGAGACTACATCGATGCGGTTGTCAATCGAAGGACGGCAGAAACCATAAGTAGCATTTTGTACCCTGATGACCGCTCACATCAG GGGAAGGAACTACGGCTGAAACAACAATATTTTTTTGTCTCTGCATCATTGCAAGACATTATTCGGAGGTTCAAAGACGCTCACAGTAACTTTGATGACTTCCCAGAAAAG GTTGCTCTGCAGCTGAATGATACTCACCCATCTCTTGCGATAGTTGAGGTCATGAGAGTGCTCATCGATGAAGAGCATTTGAGTTGGAGCAGAGCATGGGACATTGTGTGCAAGATTTTCTCTTTTACAACTCACACAGTGTTGCCTGAAGGATTGGAGAAAATCCCTGTTGATCTACTGGAAAGTCTTCTACCGCGTCATTTACAA ATAATATATGATATAAACTTCAATTTCATTGAAAAGTTGAAGAAGAGAATTGGTTTAGATTATGACCGGCTTTCCAGGATGTCAATTGTTGAGGAAGGTGCTGCGAAG AGTATTCGGATGGCAAATCTATCAATTGTCTGTTCTCACACTGTGAATGGTGTTTCTAAAATACACGCGGAGTTGTTAAAAACAAGAGTTTTCAAG GACTTCTATGAGCTGTGGCCTCACAAATTTCATTACAAGACTAATGGAGTAACCCAG CGTCGCTGGATTGTTGTCAGCAACCCAAGTTTATGTGCGCTTATCTCAAAATGGCTTGGGACAGAAGCTTGGATTCGCAATTTGGACCTATTAGCAGGCTTGCAAGAGTATGCCACAAATGCTGATTTACATCAAGAATGGAAGATG GTGAGGAAGGTTAACAAAATGAGGCTTGCAGAATATATTGAAACAATGAGCGGGGTCAAG GTCAGTGTGGATGCAATGTTTGATGTGCAGATAAAGCGAATACACGAGTACAAAAGACAGTTTCTCAATATACTTGGCATCATTCACAGATATGATTGCATTAAG AACATGGAGAAGAATGACAGGAGAAATGTTGTCCCTCGTGTTTGCATAATTGGAGGAAAAGCTGCTCCTGGTTATGAAATTGCAAAGAAGATTATCAAACTTTGTCATGCTGTAGCAGAAAAAATTAACAATGACCCAGATGTTGATGATCTTTTGAAGCTG GTTTTTATCCCTGATTACAATGTCTCTGTTGCTGAGTTGGTAATACCGGGGGCTGACCTATCACAACACATAAG CACTGCTGGACATGAGGCGTCGGGAACTGGCAGCATGAAGTTTTTGATGAATGGATGTTTACTTCTAGCTACTGCAGATGGTTCAACCATTGAAATTATAGAAGAGATAGGTGCAGATAACATG TTTTTGTTTGGTGCAAAAGTAAATGAAGTTCCAGTTTTGCGCGAGAAAGGACCTGCTCTTAAAGTACCTCTTCAATTTGCTCGTGTTGTAAG GATGGTTCGAAATGGCTACTTTGGCTTTGAAGACTATTTTAAATCATTGTGTGACAGCGTGGAGGTTGGCAATGACTTCTACCTCCTTGGTTCTGATTTTGAGAGCTATCTAGAAGCACAG GCCGCTGCTGATATGGCATTTGTTGATCAGGAGAAGTGGACTCAAATGAGCATTCTTAGCATGGCTGGGTCTGGAAGATTTAGCAGTGACAGAACAATTGAAGAATATGCAGAGAAGACTTGGGGAATTGAACCCTGTAGATGCCCATTCTGA
- the LOC110631495 gene encoding uncharacterized protein LOC110631495 yields the protein MEDTKWEQRLQAVTHILTSPTTPPPLYSQFFISTQIPCYLNWDYPPILCTKDTRIFPSLHLRWAFSLFVKRVTRLGLPETSWRSKCPYQQPPPLILAKGVEKAQWGDEQKRQYFRKRLRRKRLGNNIHPSIPILVPNLFLFSLLVWNPFAYLDS from the coding sequence ATGGAGGACACAAAATGGGAGCAGAGACTACAAGCCGTAACCCACATCCTAACCAGCCCCACAACACCACCTCCTCTCTACTCTCAATTCTTTATCTCCACGCAAATTCCGTGCTACCTCAACTGGGACTACCCACCTATTCTCTGCACCAAAGACACCAGGATCTTCCCTTCTCTCCATCTGAGGTGGGCTTTCTCTCTCTTCGTCAAAAGAGTCACCAGATTAGGGCTCCCTGAGACTTCTTGGAGGTCCAAATGCCCATACCAACAGCCCCCACCTCTGATTCTTGCAAAGGGAGTAGAGAAAGCACAGTGGGGTGATGAGCAAAAAAGACAGTATTTTAGAAAGAGGTTGAGAAGGAAAAGACTTGGCAATAATATTCACCCCTCCATTCCTATTTTAGTTCCCAATCTCTTCCTGTTTTCACTTCTGGTGTGGAACCCATTTGCTTATCTTGATTCTTGA